The Punica granatum isolate Tunisia-2019 chromosome 4, ASM765513v2, whole genome shotgun sequence genome has a window encoding:
- the LOC116204096 gene encoding protein LNK1 isoform X1, translating to MSDLCIYELQDNVWDEFGESDDHIVPQPADETGKCAVQTDSHKKLRVEVSGISNDVDHSTNFVVLGKREESSLTSAKRNKMLEKGSWSRAADDGFPASCDGDSVKETASMTSDDSRMSNHCFKSGSTGELCARDAVLVEGSAAVDDNLYHYPLNHISQTESSLNFFNDEDKEGNDLYYEWPDIGNFEDVDKMFSTSCRNCDSTFGIGSLSNDDDLGWFSPSHAIEGSEDALKSGFKFSCPESTELRSVSENHRDSGPDSGDLSVNDSQARNATQSCNMSSQITCAHETASFDHLQFVNGLDMKSESKEDSMPTEEMNPHRKHSKLQHQSEGKWKDGCLGNGDSFQHYDLSEQTTEAKIPFGDQAHQVLTPSNYVPHKCDGRSNSFANMQMHSYTAAGYHQPVGQISDYTTLSSIKCENNGQPSPSPKESSYASNQVQSPHGSSFEAPTAKNDKRVNLHSHQNFPADNLNHLDGTSPTAISDPVAVLKRVHQTENDIDGHSEVDGISIGVTKELDPSFAQDNSCVSSMLDEISLEATSFRQLQQVTEQLDIRTKLCIRDSLYRLARSAEQRHHYGNPNGGNRSDGARSGALIVNESNKCNGFMDMETDTNPIDRSVAHLLFHRPSDPSLVPGSDDALSPKSHATILRSVSSTPPTVNEKENRGDETATDPDKMTS from the exons ATGTCAGACTTGTGCATATATGAG CTTCAAGACAATGTGTGGGACGAGTTTGGTGAAAGTGATGATCATATAGTGCCACAACCTGCTGATGAAACTGGGAAGTGTGCAGTTCAGACTGATAGCCATAAAAAACTTAGAGTCGAGGTATCTGGCATTTCAAATGATGTTGACCATTCAACTAACTTTGTTGTTCtgggaaagagagaagaaagttCATTGACTTCAGCAAAGAGGAACAAAATGTTGGAAAAGGGTTCATGGTCACGTGCAGCTGATGATGGGTTTCCTGCTTCATGTGATGGCGATTCAGTTAAAGAAACTGCAAGCATGACATCTGATGATTCAAGAATGTCAAATCATTGTTTTAAGAGTGGTAGTACTGGTGAATTATGTGCCAGAGATGCTGTCTTGGTTGAAGGATCTGCAGCAGTTGATGATAATTTGTATCATTATCCTCTTAATCATATTTCCCAGACAGAGAGCAGTCTCAACTTTTTCAATGATGAAGACAAGGAAGGCAATGATCTATATTACGAATGGCCTGATATTGGAAATTTTGAGGATGTTGACAAGATGTTCAG CACTTCCTGCAGAAATTGTGACTCAACATTTGGAATAGGAAGTCTGAGCAATGATGATGACTTGGGCTGGTTTTCACCTTCTCATGCTATTGAAGGGTCGGAAGATGCACTAAAATCTGGATTCAAGTTCTCATGTCCAGAGTCAACTGAACTAAGAAGTGTATCAGAAAACCACAGGGATTCTGGGCCAGATAGTGGAGATCTTTCAGTCAATGATTCCCAGGCGAGAAATGCGACGCAGTCCTGTAATATGAGTTCACAGATCACTTGTGCTCATGAAACTGCTTCATTCGATCATCTGCAATTTGTGAACGGGTTGGACATGAAATCTGAAAGTAAGGAAGACTCCATGCCCACGGAAGAG ATGAATCCACATAGGAAGCACTCGAAGCTTCAACACCAATCAGAAGGGAAATGGAAAGACGGATGCTTGGGAAATGGTGATTCTTTCCAACATTATGATTTGTCGGAGCAGACAACGGAGGCAAAGATCCCATTTGGCGACCAAGCTCACCAGGTTCTCACTCCGTCCAACTATGTGCCGCATAAATGCGATGGAAGATCTAATTCATTCGCAAATATGCAGATGCACAGTTATACAGCTGCAGGCTACCATCAACCTGTTGGTCAAATTTCAGACTATACAACTTTATCTAGCATCAAATGTGAGAATAACGGTCAGCCGTCTCCTTCTCCAAAGGAATCGTCTTATGCATCAAATCAAGTGCAGTCCCCTCATGGCAGCTCTTTCGAGGCTCCTACTGCCAAAAACGATAAGAGAGTCAATCTCCATAGCCATCAGAACTTTCCAGCAGATAATCTCAATCATCTCGATGGAACAAGTCCAACCGCAATCTCTGACCCAGTTGCGGTTCTGAAGCGAGTCCACCAAACTGAAAATGATATTGATGGTCACAGTGAAGTCGACGGAATCAGCATTGGCGTAACGAAAGAGCTAGATCCTTCATTCGCACAGGACAACTCTTGCGTGAGCTCTATGTTGGATGAGATCTCTTTAGAAGCAACTAGTTTTCGTCAACTACAGCAAGTCACGGAACAG TTGGACATTAGGACAAAGCTTTGTATAAGGGATAGTTTGTACAGACTGGCTAGGAGCGCTGAGCAAAGGCATCACTATGGAAATCCAAATGGTGGAAACAGAAGTGATGGGGCCCGCAGCGGTGCTCTGATTGTTAACGAATCAAATAA GTGCAATGGATTCATGGACATGGAAACTGATACGAACCCCATAGATCGATCTGTAGCACATCTGCTATTTCACCGCCCCTCGGACCCATCTTTAGTGCCGGGCAGCGATGATGCTCTGTCTCCCAAGTCTCATGCCACG
- the LOC116204096 gene encoding protein LNK1 isoform X4 yields the protein MSDLCIYELQDNVWDEFGESDDHIVPQPADETGKCAVQTDSHKKLRVEVSGISNDVDHSTNFVVLGKREESSLTSAKRNKMLEKGSWSRAADDGFPASCDGDSVKETASMTSDDSRMSNHCFKSGSTGELCARDAVLVEGSAAVDDNLYHYPLNHISQTESSLNFFNDEDKEGNDLYYEWPDIGNFEDVDKMFRNCDSTFGIGSLSNDDDLGWFSPSHAIEGSEDALKSGFKFSCPESTELRSVSENHRDSGPDSGDLSVNDSQARNATQSCNMSSQITCAHETASFDHLQFVNGLDMKSESKEDSMPTEEMNPHRKHSKLQHQSEGKWKDGCLGNGDSFQHYDLSEQTTEAKIPFGDQAHQMHSYTAAGYHQPVGQISDYTTLSSIKCENNGQPSPSPKESSYASNQVQSPHGSSFEAPTAKNDKRVNLHSHQNFPADNLNHLDGTSPTAISDPVAVLKRVHQTENDIDGHSEVDGISIGVTKELDPSFAQDNSCVSSMLDEISLEATSFRQLQQVTEQLDIRTKLCIRDSLYRLARSAEQRHHYGNPNGGNRSDGARSGALIVNESNKCNGFMDMETDTNPIDRSVAHLLFHRPSDPSLVPGSDDALSPKSHATILRSVSSTPPTVNEKENRGDETATDPDKMTS from the exons ATGTCAGACTTGTGCATATATGAG CTTCAAGACAATGTGTGGGACGAGTTTGGTGAAAGTGATGATCATATAGTGCCACAACCTGCTGATGAAACTGGGAAGTGTGCAGTTCAGACTGATAGCCATAAAAAACTTAGAGTCGAGGTATCTGGCATTTCAAATGATGTTGACCATTCAACTAACTTTGTTGTTCtgggaaagagagaagaaagttCATTGACTTCAGCAAAGAGGAACAAAATGTTGGAAAAGGGTTCATGGTCACGTGCAGCTGATGATGGGTTTCCTGCTTCATGTGATGGCGATTCAGTTAAAGAAACTGCAAGCATGACATCTGATGATTCAAGAATGTCAAATCATTGTTTTAAGAGTGGTAGTACTGGTGAATTATGTGCCAGAGATGCTGTCTTGGTTGAAGGATCTGCAGCAGTTGATGATAATTTGTATCATTATCCTCTTAATCATATTTCCCAGACAGAGAGCAGTCTCAACTTTTTCAATGATGAAGACAAGGAAGGCAATGATCTATATTACGAATGGCCTGATATTGGAAATTTTGAGGATGTTGACAAGATGTTCAG AAATTGTGACTCAACATTTGGAATAGGAAGTCTGAGCAATGATGATGACTTGGGCTGGTTTTCACCTTCTCATGCTATTGAAGGGTCGGAAGATGCACTAAAATCTGGATTCAAGTTCTCATGTCCAGAGTCAACTGAACTAAGAAGTGTATCAGAAAACCACAGGGATTCTGGGCCAGATAGTGGAGATCTTTCAGTCAATGATTCCCAGGCGAGAAATGCGACGCAGTCCTGTAATATGAGTTCACAGATCACTTGTGCTCATGAAACTGCTTCATTCGATCATCTGCAATTTGTGAACGGGTTGGACATGAAATCTGAAAGTAAGGAAGACTCCATGCCCACGGAAGAG ATGAATCCACATAGGAAGCACTCGAAGCTTCAACACCAATCAGAAGGGAAATGGAAAGACGGATGCTTGGGAAATGGTGATTCTTTCCAACATTATGATTTGTCGGAGCAGACAACGGAGGCAAAGATCCCATTTGGCGACCAAGCTCACCAG ATGCACAGTTATACAGCTGCAGGCTACCATCAACCTGTTGGTCAAATTTCAGACTATACAACTTTATCTAGCATCAAATGTGAGAATAACGGTCAGCCGTCTCCTTCTCCAAAGGAATCGTCTTATGCATCAAATCAAGTGCAGTCCCCTCATGGCAGCTCTTTCGAGGCTCCTACTGCCAAAAACGATAAGAGAGTCAATCTCCATAGCCATCAGAACTTTCCAGCAGATAATCTCAATCATCTCGATGGAACAAGTCCAACCGCAATCTCTGACCCAGTTGCGGTTCTGAAGCGAGTCCACCAAACTGAAAATGATATTGATGGTCACAGTGAAGTCGACGGAATCAGCATTGGCGTAACGAAAGAGCTAGATCCTTCATTCGCACAGGACAACTCTTGCGTGAGCTCTATGTTGGATGAGATCTCTTTAGAAGCAACTAGTTTTCGTCAACTACAGCAAGTCACGGAACAG TTGGACATTAGGACAAAGCTTTGTATAAGGGATAGTTTGTACAGACTGGCTAGGAGCGCTGAGCAAAGGCATCACTATGGAAATCCAAATGGTGGAAACAGAAGTGATGGGGCCCGCAGCGGTGCTCTGATTGTTAACGAATCAAATAA GTGCAATGGATTCATGGACATGGAAACTGATACGAACCCCATAGATCGATCTGTAGCACATCTGCTATTTCACCGCCCCTCGGACCCATCTTTAGTGCCGGGCAGCGATGATGCTCTGTCTCCCAAGTCTCATGCCACG
- the LOC116204096 gene encoding protein LNK1 isoform X2, with the protein MSDLCIYELQDNVWDEFGESDDHIVPQPADETGKCAVQTDSHKKLRVEVSGISNDVDHSTNFVVLGKREESSLTSAKRNKMLEKGSWSRAADDGFPASCDGDSVKETASMTSDDSRMSNHCFKSGSTGELCARDAVLVEGSAAVDDNLYHYPLNHISQTESSLNFFNDEDKEGNDLYYEWPDIGNFEDVDKMFRNCDSTFGIGSLSNDDDLGWFSPSHAIEGSEDALKSGFKFSCPESTELRSVSENHRDSGPDSGDLSVNDSQARNATQSCNMSSQITCAHETASFDHLQFVNGLDMKSESKEDSMPTEEMNPHRKHSKLQHQSEGKWKDGCLGNGDSFQHYDLSEQTTEAKIPFGDQAHQVLTPSNYVPHKCDGRSNSFANMQMHSYTAAGYHQPVGQISDYTTLSSIKCENNGQPSPSPKESSYASNQVQSPHGSSFEAPTAKNDKRVNLHSHQNFPADNLNHLDGTSPTAISDPVAVLKRVHQTENDIDGHSEVDGISIGVTKELDPSFAQDNSCVSSMLDEISLEATSFRQLQQVTEQLDIRTKLCIRDSLYRLARSAEQRHHYGNPNGGNRSDGARSGALIVNESNKCNGFMDMETDTNPIDRSVAHLLFHRPSDPSLVPGSDDALSPKSHATILRSVSSTPPTVNEKENRGDETATDPDKMTS; encoded by the exons ATGTCAGACTTGTGCATATATGAG CTTCAAGACAATGTGTGGGACGAGTTTGGTGAAAGTGATGATCATATAGTGCCACAACCTGCTGATGAAACTGGGAAGTGTGCAGTTCAGACTGATAGCCATAAAAAACTTAGAGTCGAGGTATCTGGCATTTCAAATGATGTTGACCATTCAACTAACTTTGTTGTTCtgggaaagagagaagaaagttCATTGACTTCAGCAAAGAGGAACAAAATGTTGGAAAAGGGTTCATGGTCACGTGCAGCTGATGATGGGTTTCCTGCTTCATGTGATGGCGATTCAGTTAAAGAAACTGCAAGCATGACATCTGATGATTCAAGAATGTCAAATCATTGTTTTAAGAGTGGTAGTACTGGTGAATTATGTGCCAGAGATGCTGTCTTGGTTGAAGGATCTGCAGCAGTTGATGATAATTTGTATCATTATCCTCTTAATCATATTTCCCAGACAGAGAGCAGTCTCAACTTTTTCAATGATGAAGACAAGGAAGGCAATGATCTATATTACGAATGGCCTGATATTGGAAATTTTGAGGATGTTGACAAGATGTTCAG AAATTGTGACTCAACATTTGGAATAGGAAGTCTGAGCAATGATGATGACTTGGGCTGGTTTTCACCTTCTCATGCTATTGAAGGGTCGGAAGATGCACTAAAATCTGGATTCAAGTTCTCATGTCCAGAGTCAACTGAACTAAGAAGTGTATCAGAAAACCACAGGGATTCTGGGCCAGATAGTGGAGATCTTTCAGTCAATGATTCCCAGGCGAGAAATGCGACGCAGTCCTGTAATATGAGTTCACAGATCACTTGTGCTCATGAAACTGCTTCATTCGATCATCTGCAATTTGTGAACGGGTTGGACATGAAATCTGAAAGTAAGGAAGACTCCATGCCCACGGAAGAG ATGAATCCACATAGGAAGCACTCGAAGCTTCAACACCAATCAGAAGGGAAATGGAAAGACGGATGCTTGGGAAATGGTGATTCTTTCCAACATTATGATTTGTCGGAGCAGACAACGGAGGCAAAGATCCCATTTGGCGACCAAGCTCACCAGGTTCTCACTCCGTCCAACTATGTGCCGCATAAATGCGATGGAAGATCTAATTCATTCGCAAATATGCAGATGCACAGTTATACAGCTGCAGGCTACCATCAACCTGTTGGTCAAATTTCAGACTATACAACTTTATCTAGCATCAAATGTGAGAATAACGGTCAGCCGTCTCCTTCTCCAAAGGAATCGTCTTATGCATCAAATCAAGTGCAGTCCCCTCATGGCAGCTCTTTCGAGGCTCCTACTGCCAAAAACGATAAGAGAGTCAATCTCCATAGCCATCAGAACTTTCCAGCAGATAATCTCAATCATCTCGATGGAACAAGTCCAACCGCAATCTCTGACCCAGTTGCGGTTCTGAAGCGAGTCCACCAAACTGAAAATGATATTGATGGTCACAGTGAAGTCGACGGAATCAGCATTGGCGTAACGAAAGAGCTAGATCCTTCATTCGCACAGGACAACTCTTGCGTGAGCTCTATGTTGGATGAGATCTCTTTAGAAGCAACTAGTTTTCGTCAACTACAGCAAGTCACGGAACAG TTGGACATTAGGACAAAGCTTTGTATAAGGGATAGTTTGTACAGACTGGCTAGGAGCGCTGAGCAAAGGCATCACTATGGAAATCCAAATGGTGGAAACAGAAGTGATGGGGCCCGCAGCGGTGCTCTGATTGTTAACGAATCAAATAA GTGCAATGGATTCATGGACATGGAAACTGATACGAACCCCATAGATCGATCTGTAGCACATCTGCTATTTCACCGCCCCTCGGACCCATCTTTAGTGCCGGGCAGCGATGATGCTCTGTCTCCCAAGTCTCATGCCACG
- the LOC116204096 gene encoding protein LNK1 isoform X5 translates to MSDLCIYELQDNVWDEFGESDDHIVPQPADETGKCAVQTDSHKKLRVEVSGISNDVDHSTNFVVLGKREESSLTSAKRNKMLEKGSWSRAADDGFPASCDGDSVKETASMTSDDSRMSNHCFKSGSTGELCARDAVLVEGSAAVDDNLYHYPLNHISQTESSLNFFNDEDKEGNDLYYEWPDIGNFEDVDKMFSTSCRNCDSTFGIGSLSNDDDLGWFSPSHAIEGSEDALKSGFKFSCPESTELRSVSENHRDSGPDSGDLSVNDSQARNATQSCNMSSQITCAHETASFDHLQFVNGLDMKSESKEDSMPTEEMNPHRKHSKLQHQSEGKWKDGCLGNGDSFQHYDLSEQTTEAKIPFGDQAHQVLTPSNYVPHKCDGRSNSFANMQMHSYTAAGYHQPVGQISDYTTLSSIKCENNGQPSPSPKESSYASNQVQSPHGSSFEAPTAKNDKRVNLHSHQNFPADNLNHLDGTSPTAISDPVAVLKRVHQTENDIDGHSEVDGISIGVTKELDPSFAQDNSCVSSMLDEISLEATSFRQLQQVTEQLDIRTKLCIRDSLYRLARSAEQRHHYGNPNGGNRSDGARSGALIVNESNKCNGFMDMETDTNPIDRSVAHLLFHRPSDPSLVPGSDDALSPKSHATVCQ, encoded by the exons ATGTCAGACTTGTGCATATATGAG CTTCAAGACAATGTGTGGGACGAGTTTGGTGAAAGTGATGATCATATAGTGCCACAACCTGCTGATGAAACTGGGAAGTGTGCAGTTCAGACTGATAGCCATAAAAAACTTAGAGTCGAGGTATCTGGCATTTCAAATGATGTTGACCATTCAACTAACTTTGTTGTTCtgggaaagagagaagaaagttCATTGACTTCAGCAAAGAGGAACAAAATGTTGGAAAAGGGTTCATGGTCACGTGCAGCTGATGATGGGTTTCCTGCTTCATGTGATGGCGATTCAGTTAAAGAAACTGCAAGCATGACATCTGATGATTCAAGAATGTCAAATCATTGTTTTAAGAGTGGTAGTACTGGTGAATTATGTGCCAGAGATGCTGTCTTGGTTGAAGGATCTGCAGCAGTTGATGATAATTTGTATCATTATCCTCTTAATCATATTTCCCAGACAGAGAGCAGTCTCAACTTTTTCAATGATGAAGACAAGGAAGGCAATGATCTATATTACGAATGGCCTGATATTGGAAATTTTGAGGATGTTGACAAGATGTTCAG CACTTCCTGCAGAAATTGTGACTCAACATTTGGAATAGGAAGTCTGAGCAATGATGATGACTTGGGCTGGTTTTCACCTTCTCATGCTATTGAAGGGTCGGAAGATGCACTAAAATCTGGATTCAAGTTCTCATGTCCAGAGTCAACTGAACTAAGAAGTGTATCAGAAAACCACAGGGATTCTGGGCCAGATAGTGGAGATCTTTCAGTCAATGATTCCCAGGCGAGAAATGCGACGCAGTCCTGTAATATGAGTTCACAGATCACTTGTGCTCATGAAACTGCTTCATTCGATCATCTGCAATTTGTGAACGGGTTGGACATGAAATCTGAAAGTAAGGAAGACTCCATGCCCACGGAAGAG ATGAATCCACATAGGAAGCACTCGAAGCTTCAACACCAATCAGAAGGGAAATGGAAAGACGGATGCTTGGGAAATGGTGATTCTTTCCAACATTATGATTTGTCGGAGCAGACAACGGAGGCAAAGATCCCATTTGGCGACCAAGCTCACCAGGTTCTCACTCCGTCCAACTATGTGCCGCATAAATGCGATGGAAGATCTAATTCATTCGCAAATATGCAGATGCACAGTTATACAGCTGCAGGCTACCATCAACCTGTTGGTCAAATTTCAGACTATACAACTTTATCTAGCATCAAATGTGAGAATAACGGTCAGCCGTCTCCTTCTCCAAAGGAATCGTCTTATGCATCAAATCAAGTGCAGTCCCCTCATGGCAGCTCTTTCGAGGCTCCTACTGCCAAAAACGATAAGAGAGTCAATCTCCATAGCCATCAGAACTTTCCAGCAGATAATCTCAATCATCTCGATGGAACAAGTCCAACCGCAATCTCTGACCCAGTTGCGGTTCTGAAGCGAGTCCACCAAACTGAAAATGATATTGATGGTCACAGTGAAGTCGACGGAATCAGCATTGGCGTAACGAAAGAGCTAGATCCTTCATTCGCACAGGACAACTCTTGCGTGAGCTCTATGTTGGATGAGATCTCTTTAGAAGCAACTAGTTTTCGTCAACTACAGCAAGTCACGGAACAG TTGGACATTAGGACAAAGCTTTGTATAAGGGATAGTTTGTACAGACTGGCTAGGAGCGCTGAGCAAAGGCATCACTATGGAAATCCAAATGGTGGAAACAGAAGTGATGGGGCCCGCAGCGGTGCTCTGATTGTTAACGAATCAAATAA GTGCAATGGATTCATGGACATGGAAACTGATACGAACCCCATAGATCGATCTGTAGCACATCTGCTATTTCACCGCCCCTCGGACCCATCTTTAGTGCCGGGCAGCGATGATGCTCTGTCTCCCAAGTCTCATGCCACG
- the LOC116204096 gene encoding protein LNK1 isoform X3 → MSDLCIYELQDNVWDEFGESDDHIVPQPADETGKCAVQTDSHKKLRVEVSGISNDVDHSTNFVVLGKREESSLTSAKRNKMLEKGSWSRAADDGFPASCDGDSVKETASMTSDDSRMSNHCFKSGSTGELCARDAVLVEGSAAVDDNLYHYPLNHISQTESSLNFFNDEDKEGNDLYYEWPDIGNFEDVDKMFSTSCRNCDSTFGIGSLSNDDDLGWFSPSHAIEGSEDALKSGFKFSCPESTELRSVSENHRDSGPDSGDLSVNDSQARNATQSCNMSSQITCAHETASFDHLQFVNGLDMKSESKEDSMPTEEMNPHRKHSKLQHQSEGKWKDGCLGNGDSFQHYDLSEQTTEAKIPFGDQAHQMHSYTAAGYHQPVGQISDYTTLSSIKCENNGQPSPSPKESSYASNQVQSPHGSSFEAPTAKNDKRVNLHSHQNFPADNLNHLDGTSPTAISDPVAVLKRVHQTENDIDGHSEVDGISIGVTKELDPSFAQDNSCVSSMLDEISLEATSFRQLQQVTEQLDIRTKLCIRDSLYRLARSAEQRHHYGNPNGGNRSDGARSGALIVNESNKCNGFMDMETDTNPIDRSVAHLLFHRPSDPSLVPGSDDALSPKSHATILRSVSSTPPTVNEKENRGDETATDPDKMTS, encoded by the exons ATGTCAGACTTGTGCATATATGAG CTTCAAGACAATGTGTGGGACGAGTTTGGTGAAAGTGATGATCATATAGTGCCACAACCTGCTGATGAAACTGGGAAGTGTGCAGTTCAGACTGATAGCCATAAAAAACTTAGAGTCGAGGTATCTGGCATTTCAAATGATGTTGACCATTCAACTAACTTTGTTGTTCtgggaaagagagaagaaagttCATTGACTTCAGCAAAGAGGAACAAAATGTTGGAAAAGGGTTCATGGTCACGTGCAGCTGATGATGGGTTTCCTGCTTCATGTGATGGCGATTCAGTTAAAGAAACTGCAAGCATGACATCTGATGATTCAAGAATGTCAAATCATTGTTTTAAGAGTGGTAGTACTGGTGAATTATGTGCCAGAGATGCTGTCTTGGTTGAAGGATCTGCAGCAGTTGATGATAATTTGTATCATTATCCTCTTAATCATATTTCCCAGACAGAGAGCAGTCTCAACTTTTTCAATGATGAAGACAAGGAAGGCAATGATCTATATTACGAATGGCCTGATATTGGAAATTTTGAGGATGTTGACAAGATGTTCAG CACTTCCTGCAGAAATTGTGACTCAACATTTGGAATAGGAAGTCTGAGCAATGATGATGACTTGGGCTGGTTTTCACCTTCTCATGCTATTGAAGGGTCGGAAGATGCACTAAAATCTGGATTCAAGTTCTCATGTCCAGAGTCAACTGAACTAAGAAGTGTATCAGAAAACCACAGGGATTCTGGGCCAGATAGTGGAGATCTTTCAGTCAATGATTCCCAGGCGAGAAATGCGACGCAGTCCTGTAATATGAGTTCACAGATCACTTGTGCTCATGAAACTGCTTCATTCGATCATCTGCAATTTGTGAACGGGTTGGACATGAAATCTGAAAGTAAGGAAGACTCCATGCCCACGGAAGAG ATGAATCCACATAGGAAGCACTCGAAGCTTCAACACCAATCAGAAGGGAAATGGAAAGACGGATGCTTGGGAAATGGTGATTCTTTCCAACATTATGATTTGTCGGAGCAGACAACGGAGGCAAAGATCCCATTTGGCGACCAAGCTCACCAG ATGCACAGTTATACAGCTGCAGGCTACCATCAACCTGTTGGTCAAATTTCAGACTATACAACTTTATCTAGCATCAAATGTGAGAATAACGGTCAGCCGTCTCCTTCTCCAAAGGAATCGTCTTATGCATCAAATCAAGTGCAGTCCCCTCATGGCAGCTCTTTCGAGGCTCCTACTGCCAAAAACGATAAGAGAGTCAATCTCCATAGCCATCAGAACTTTCCAGCAGATAATCTCAATCATCTCGATGGAACAAGTCCAACCGCAATCTCTGACCCAGTTGCGGTTCTGAAGCGAGTCCACCAAACTGAAAATGATATTGATGGTCACAGTGAAGTCGACGGAATCAGCATTGGCGTAACGAAAGAGCTAGATCCTTCATTCGCACAGGACAACTCTTGCGTGAGCTCTATGTTGGATGAGATCTCTTTAGAAGCAACTAGTTTTCGTCAACTACAGCAAGTCACGGAACAG TTGGACATTAGGACAAAGCTTTGTATAAGGGATAGTTTGTACAGACTGGCTAGGAGCGCTGAGCAAAGGCATCACTATGGAAATCCAAATGGTGGAAACAGAAGTGATGGGGCCCGCAGCGGTGCTCTGATTGTTAACGAATCAAATAA GTGCAATGGATTCATGGACATGGAAACTGATACGAACCCCATAGATCGATCTGTAGCACATCTGCTATTTCACCGCCCCTCGGACCCATCTTTAGTGCCGGGCAGCGATGATGCTCTGTCTCCCAAGTCTCATGCCACG